One Fibrobacter sp. UBA4297 DNA window includes the following coding sequences:
- a CDS encoding LysR family transcriptional regulator, protein MELRVLRYFLEAARLGNVSRAADNLCVTQPTVSRQLKELEEELGEKLFERTNYAIRLTPAGELLRERAEDILSMADRTVQDFKSLKEDEVVGEIAIACAESRNVSFLSKCIGILRDDYPKIKYNLYSGDSERALEKLDKGIFDFAVVVDNVDLEKYNCLAVRSVDRWGVVMRRDDPLAKRDFIEPKDLLDKPLLASRQAMVADLPKWFGDDISKLNVIVGLDLSYNGSVLAKEGTGYLLTFDGLVDTSRTSRLCFRPLMPELTTNMYIIWRRGQQFTRAGELFLDTLRHVLGE, encoded by the coding sequence ATGGAACTTCGAGTTTTGCGGTATTTTTTGGAGGCGGCGCGGTTGGGGAATGTCTCGCGCGCGGCGGATAATCTTTGCGTGACGCAGCCGACGGTGAGTCGCCAGCTCAAGGAGTTGGAGGAGGAACTGGGCGAAAAGCTTTTCGAGCGCACGAATTACGCGATTCGGCTCACACCTGCGGGGGAACTCTTGCGGGAGCGTGCGGAGGACATCCTTTCGATGGCGGACAGGACGGTGCAGGATTTCAAGTCGCTGAAGGAAGACGAGGTGGTGGGTGAAATTGCCATTGCCTGCGCGGAATCGCGGAACGTGAGCTTTCTTTCGAAGTGCATCGGGATTCTCCGGGACGACTATCCGAAGATTAAGTACAACTTATATTCGGGCGACAGCGAGCGCGCCCTGGAAAAGCTGGACAAGGGCATTTTCGATTTCGCGGTGGTTGTAGACAACGTCGATTTGGAAAAGTACAACTGCCTTGCGGTGCGTTCGGTGGACCGCTGGGGCGTGGTGATGCGTCGCGACGACCCTTTGGCCAAGCGAGATTTCATCGAGCCGAAGGACTTGCTCGACAAGCCGCTGTTGGCGTCGCGCCAGGCGATGGTGGCGGATTTGCCGAAATGGTTCGGCGACGATATTTCGAAGCTGAACGTGATTGTGGGGCTCGATCTTTCGTACAACGGTTCAGTGCTTGCCAAAGAGGGCACGGGCTACCTGCTCACTTTCGACGGCCTGGTGGATACGAGCCGCACTTCGCGCTTGTGTTTCAGGCCGCTCATGCCCGAGCTCACCACCAACATGTACATCATTTGGCGGCGGGGCCAGCAGTTCACGCGGGCGGGCGAACTTTTCCTTGATACGCTCCGGCACGTGCTGGGGGAATAA
- a CDS encoding type II toxin-antitoxin system RelE/ParE family toxin encodes MPSIVFSPKAVEDLDGIKAYIETELESPKAANEKLIEILDAIDDLAVFPEIGPSSRGKVNSLTKYRCLSVSGYLVFYRNERDKVFVIRILNSRMDYLRILGL; translated from the coding sequence ATGCCCTCCATCGTATTTTCGCCAAAAGCCGTCGAAGATTTAGACGGCATCAAAGCTTATATCGAAACCGAGCTGGAAAGTCCCAAGGCGGCGAACGAAAAACTCATTGAAATTCTTGATGCCATTGACGACTTAGCCGTCTTCCCCGAGATCGGCCCTTCGTCAAGAGGTAAGGTAAATAGCTTGACGAAGTATCGTTGCCTTTCTGTCAGCGGGTATTTGGTCTTTTACCGGAACGAACGTGATAAAGTTTTTGTCATTCGAATTTTGAATAGCCGGATGGACTATCTGAGGATTTTGGGATTGTAA
- a CDS encoding type II toxin-antitoxin system prevent-host-death family antitoxin, whose protein sequence is MPCILPVSDLRNYNEVLQNVTEDSPVFLTKNGRGCYVVIDIKEYERMVAELKLQKALVEGERSAEQGRWLSAADVRKKYEV, encoded by the coding sequence ATGCCCTGTATTTTGCCAGTTTCTGATTTGCGCAATTATAACGAAGTTCTTCAGAACGTGACCGAAGATTCTCCAGTCTTTTTGACCAAGAACGGTCGCGGTTGTTACGTTGTAATAGACATCAAGGAATACGAACGCATGGTCGCCGAACTGAAGTTACAGAAGGCTCTTGTCGAAGGCGAACGCTCCGCCGAACAGGGACGATGGCTTTCCGCCGCTGATGTGCGGAAAAAATACGAGGTCTAG